AGCTGGTTGTACTTCGCCAGCGTCGTGCCCTCGAACGCCTGCTTCTGCTGATCGAAATACGGCGCGTCGGCCGGATCCAGCTTCTTGTACTCCGCCGTGATCGCGTCGATCACCTTGTAGACGCTGTCGTGCGAGTACCACTGGTGCGGGTTGTCGCCCTCCTTCAACCCGACCACATCACCCACGGTCAGCACGTCGCGGCCCGAGGACGGGTTCGCCGACACCAGCTTTGGCGCCCACGAGGCGTCGTAGCCGATCCCGTTCTGGATGAACAGCTGCGCCCCGGCGATCAGCTTCGCGTCGTTCGGCCTCGCCTCGTAGGAGTGCGGATCGGTGTCCGGGTTGGTGATGATCGACGTCTCGGTGACGTGCGTCCCGCCCAGCTGGAGCGCGATCGAACCCCAGAAGTTCTCCGCCGCCACGACGACGAGCTTCGGCGACGAGCCAGCCGACCCCGTCGAGCCGGCAGCGGCCGGTGCCGACACCGGCGTCTTGACCGCTGACTTCGTCGAACAGCCGGCGGTCAAGGCTGTGCCCAACCCGGCTACCGCGACCGCGGCGACCAGACACTTCGAAGATCCGCCCATGATTGCCCCCATGAAGATGAAAACTATTTTCAGGAACCCCCCCACGGAGAGCATATGAAAATCGTTTCCATCTCACAAAGGGGTGGCTGCCGAAGTCCGGCTTCGGCTCGGCCCGGGGCGGCAGGGCGATGATCGTTCCGTGGTTCAGGGCGCCGCCGGGGACCAGCGGACTCAGACACTCGTGCATGGGGATCGCGTCGCCCGGCCCCGGGCCGCGGTTCCGTTCTTCCAACGCTGTTCCTGAGTCGCGCAGAAAGGCCCTCAAGCATTCGGCTTCGGCTCCGCGGTCACGCCGCAGACCTTCCAATTCAAACACTTGGGCGGGTGGCACGACCACACTCACGGAAAGAATCTTGTCGTACCCACCCTCCAACCTCGTAGCCCCCATTCGCCACGGACAGTAGAGAGCGTGCCGTGACCTTGATGCCCACCACGTCCGCGATGCAGTGCAGTCGCCCGGTGATTCCCAGACAGGCCTCGTCGACGACCTATGAAGTGCCGGTCGGCAGGGAGGGCGACGTCGGAACGCTCACCGTTTCGACGGTTCCTGGCGCCGGCACCGTGGCGGTGGATCTGCGGATCGGCAAGCATGGGTCCACGCTGGCCCCGCTGGGGGAGGCGACGGGGAGATGAACGTCGGCTTCCGACGTGACGGTCCGGGCAGATTGCGGCGCCCGGGTGTGAAGGATTTCGGGCGATTCTGATCGCGCGGCCTGCGGCCGGCGAAGGCTGCTCGGCGGATCATGCCGTTCCACGTACGATGCGCTGTCGGCGAGGTCTTCTGCGCGCCTGGCAGCTGGGCGGTGTCGCGGGAGGGTCCTGGCTTCCCGCAAGGTGCTGACCGGCAACTGGAGCACCGCAGCGACGCGGGGCAGCCAGAACCGACTCGGAGCAGCGTCGCCCTTCTCCCACCTGCGCCAGATCGACCGGTCGAACCCGGAACGCGCACGTTTCAGTTCGGCGACGGCCTCGCGTTGAGAGAGGTTCAACTCGCGGCGGCGTTCACGGATCAGCGCCGCCAAGACACGGTACTTTCCTCCGAACTCGGCTTCCGGCATACCCCGAACTCCTTATCTGGCTTCTGTGATCCTGTGGTATCGGCACATGTGCGGGTCCCGGGCAGGACGATCGTGAGCCGGGCGGCAGCCGGTGCGCCGAGGCGGGGACCGCCGGTATCAGGACCGCGGCAACGACGAGCGTCAGCGTGGCCAGGCGGCGGGCGAGTCCGGCCGACGGCAGCTGGTTTCGGCGGTTCATCGATCCCACAGGAACGGTGTATGTGGTCTCGTCGAGGCCGGCAGCGCAGGGCGTTTGCATGGCCCACAGACTGCGATCGAGACGAGGTGATGGGCGAGTACGCCTCAGACGGCGCAGCATGCCGTCAGGCTCAGGCGGACGGGAGCGAACCACGGTGGGCAGCGCGACGGATGCCTGCCCGCCGGTGGCTTCCAACAGCATGCGGATGCACGACGCACAGACCCGACACGGCAGAGAGGGCCCGGCGGCGAGCTGGACCCTGCTTACCCGGACCGCCTTCGTGCTCTCAGCTACACCGGACGTCCGGATGTAGAGCTATGGCGACAGCCCTCATAAGGAGAACATGCATCGGTGCCGGAAGTCGGCGGGCTCATGGCCGCACGTCGCCTGTCGGAGGTCCTCGACGAAGCCCTGTGAAACGCAGCAGCTCCGCTGCCGCGAACAGTCGTCCACCGGACGGACACACTAGTCGATCGGTGAGGTCGACATGGGGAAACGCATCCACTGCCGAGGCAAGCAGCCGCAGCGCCTGTTCGACCCTGAGCGCCAGCGTGCGCGTCAGCCCGTAAATCGCGGACTCGCCGCATCGCAGCCACCACGACGCAGCCAACGCTGCGAGGACGTGCCCGACGATCATGCCGGCGTTGGGCGCATCGACGTGGCAAGCT
This portion of the Catenulispora sp. MAP5-51 genome encodes:
- a CDS encoding metal ABC transporter solute-binding protein, Zn/Mn family; translation: MGGSSKCLVAAVAVAGLGTALTAGCSTKSAVKTPVSAPAAAGSTGSAGSSPKLVVVAAENFWGSIALQLGGTHVTETSIITNPDTDPHSYEARPNDAKLIAGAQLFIQNGIGYDASWAPKLVSANPSSGRDVLTVGDVVGLKEGDNPHQWYSHDSVYKVIDAITAEYKKLDPADAPYFDQQKQAFEGTTLAKYNQLESDIKAKYAGVPIGASESIVSPLADSTGLKMLTPYSFLKDISEGNDPSVADKSTIDAQIKGKQIKVYVYNSQNSTPDIATQVAEAKAAGIPVTTVTETLSPAGASFQDWMVSELTSLQTALAQAAGH